The following coding sequences lie in one Apium graveolens cultivar Ventura chromosome 3, ASM990537v1, whole genome shotgun sequence genomic window:
- the LOC141712259 gene encoding amino acid permease 3-like, with product MSEKSASNNLSMEVSMTAPQGSSKCFDDDGRLKRTGTVWTASAHIITAVIGSGVLSLAWATAQLGWIAGPTVLFLFSFVTYYTSCLLAACYRSGDSLTGKRNYTYMEAVQANLGGFQVKICGAIQYMNLFGVAVGYTIAASISMTAVKRSNCFHDSDAKDPCEISSTPYMIAFGAMEILFSQIPDFDQISWLSIVAAIMSFTYSSIGLALGISKVAETGKFRGSLTGISIGTVTQTQKIWRSFQALGAIAFAYSYSLILIEIQNTLKSPPSESKTMKRATLLSVVVTTIFYMLCGCFGYAAFGDLAPGNLLTGFGFYNPFWLLDIANIAIVVHLVGAYQVYCQPLFAFVEKHAARIFPNSDFINKEFDIPLPGGFKPYKLNLFRLVWRTLFVILTTIISMLMPFFNDVVGILGAFGFWPLTVYFPVEMYIVQKKIPKWSSRWISLQILSVACLIISICAAAGSFAGVVTDLKVYRPFQTSY from the exons ATGTCTGAAAAATCTGCGTCGAATAATCTGAGCATGGAGGTTTCTATGACCGCCCCGCAGGGCAGTTCCAAGTGTTTTGATGATGATGGTCGTCTTAAAAGAACAG GTACTGTTTGGACAGCAAGTGCACACATAATAACAGCTGTGATTGGTTCTGGAGTTTTGTCTTTGGCATGGGCCACTGCGCAACTTGGTTGGATAGCCGGTCCAACTGTTCTGTTCTTGTTCTCTTTTGTCACTTACTACACTTCTTGTCTGTTGGCCGCTTGTTATCGTTCTGGTGATTCTCTTACTGGGAAAAGAAACTACACTTACATGGAGGCGGTGCAAGCCAATCTTG GCGGCTTCCAGGTTAAAATCTGTGGTGCTATTCAATATATGAATCTCTTCGGGGTTGCTGTTGGTTACACAATTGCGGCATCTATTAGCATGAC AGCGGTCAAAAGATCGAATTGTTTCCATGATAGTGATGCTAAGGATCCTTGCGAAATTTCTAGCACTCCTTATATGATTGCATTCGGTGCCATGGAAATACTATTCTCACAAATCCCGGATTTTGATCAAATTTCCTGGCTTTCAATTGTTGCTGCTATAATGTCCTTTACATACTCATCAATAGGTCTTGCACTCGGAATTTCCAAAGTTGCAG AAACTGGTAAATTTAGGGGAAGCCTCACCGGGATTAGCATTGGTACTGTAACTCAAACTCAAAAGATATGGAGGAGCTTCCAAGCACTTGGAGCAATAGCTTTTGCCTATTCATACTCTCTGATTCTTATTGAAATTCAG AACACACTTAAATCTCCACCTTCAGAATCCAAGACCATGAAGAGAGCTACACTACTGAGTGTTGTAGTGACAACTATTTTTTACATGCTCTGTGGATGTTTTGGCTATGCGGCATTTGGAGACCTAGCTCCAGGAAACCTCCTAACCGGATTCGGATTTTACAACCCCTTTTGGCTTCTTGACATTGCCAACATAGCCATAGTAGTCCACCTTGTTGGTGCATACCAAGTTTACTGCCAACCCTTATTCGCTTTTGTAGAAAAACATGCTGCAAGAATATTCCCCAACAGCGATTTTATCAACAAAGAATTCGATATTCCATTGCCCGGGGGTTTCAAGCCTTACAAGCTCAACCTTTTCCGCTTGGTTTGGAGGACATTGTTCGTGATCCTTACCACAATCATATCAATGCTTATGCCATTCTTTAACGACGTTGTTGGCATTCTTGGTGCATTCGGGTTCTGGCCACTCACAGTTTATTTCCCAGTTGAAATGTACATAGTTCAGAAGAAGATACCAAAGTGGAGCAGTAGATGGATTTCACTACAGATCTTGAGTGTAGCTTGCCTAATTATCTCTATCTGCGCAGCTGCTGGTTCATTTGCCGGAGTTGTTACTGATCTCAAGGTCTATAGGCCATTCCAGACCAGTTATTAG